Within the Bacillota bacterium genome, the region GTCCAGGCTCATGCCGCCCTCCTCCAGGAGCGCCTTGCGCGCCAGGGAGTAACCGTTGGAGTGAAGCCCCGTTGAGGACAGCCCCACCAGCGCGTCCCCTGCCTTCACCCTGGCGGGGTCCAGCAGCTTCCCGGCTGGTGCCGCCCCCACGGCGAAACCCGCCAGGTCATACTCACCCTCCCGGTAAAGGCCCGGCATTTCCGCGGTCTCCCCTCCCAGGAGGGCACAGCCTGCCCGCCTGCAACCCTCGGCAACGCCCTTGACAACGCTATCCACGAGGCCAGGGTCCATTCGCCCCACAGCCAGGTAGTCCAGGAAAAAGAGGGGCTCGGCACCCTGGGCGGCCACGTCATTGCAGCACATGGCCACGCAGTCAATGCCGATGGTGTCGTGCCTGTCCATGGCGAACGCCACCTTGAGCTTGGTGCCCACCCCATCGGCCCCGGAAACCAGCACAGGGCCCTCGTAACCTGCCCCCGCCAGGGAGAAGAGGCCTCCGAAGCCTCCAATGCCCCCGATAACGCCGGGTCTAAAGGTAGATGAGGCATGCCCCGCTATCCGGCGGACCGCCTCGTTTCCAGCATCAATATTCACACCCGAACCCAGGTAGTCCAGGCCGCTCCCTCCCACTAGGCACCACACTCCAGCGCGTACTTGCCAGCGTGACAAACGGGCATGGGGTAGTTCCCGGTGAAGCAGGCCGTGCAGTGGCCGTCATGCTCTCCCACAGTCTCAAGGAGGGCCTCCAGGCCTAGATAACGTAGGGATGTGGCCTCCACCACTTGCTCGATCTCCTCCACCGTCTTTTGGGCCGCGATCAGTTCCCCCCTGGAGGCGGTGTCGATCCCATAGAAGCAGGGGAAGCGGTAGGGAGGGGAGCTGATCCTCAGGTGCACCTCGGTGGCGCCAGCCTCCTTGAGAAGGTGTACTATGTAACTTGATGTAGTGCCTCTAACGATGGAGTCATCCACCAGCACCACCCTCTTGCCCTGGAGGACCTTCCGCACGGGATTCAGCTTCAAACGCACACCCAGTGCCCTGCTTCCCTGGTTGGGCTGGATGAAGGTCCTCCCTACGTAGCGGTTCTTCACAAGACCCATCTCGTAGGGGATCCCCGCCTCCTCAGCGTAGCCGCTGGCTGCGGATACGCTGGAATCGGGCACCCCCATGACCAGGTCAGCATCGACAGGGAACTCCCGGGCAAGCCTCCGGCCCATGGCCTTCCGTGTGGCGTGGACGTTCAGGCCGCGGAGGTTGGAATCCGGCCTTGCGAAGTAGATGTACTCGAAGATGCAGAGGGCGGGATTCTTGGGTGTCACAACCTGCCAGCTCTCGAGCCCGGCCTCGGACATCTTCACCATCTCTCCGGGCTCAATGTCCCTGACGGTTTCGGCGCCCACAGTGTCAAAGGCGCAGGTCTCCGAGGCAAGTATCCATGCATCCCCCAGCCTTCCAAGGGAGAGGGGTCTCGTTCCCGAGGGGTCCCTGGCCCCGTAGAGGGCGTCGTCGGTGAGGAGCACGAGCGCGTAGCCCCCTGTAATGCTCTGGAGGCTCTCCGCTACGGCGCCATCCACCCCCTGGCCGGAATTCCTAGCTATGAGGTGCGCCACCACCTCGGTGTCCATAGTGGTCTGGAATATGGAGCCCATCCTTTCCAGCTTTGACCGTAGTTTCACAGCATTGGTGAGGTTTCCGTTGTGAGCGAGGCCAAGCCCCCCACCGTGGAACCTTACCACAAGGGGCTGCGC harbors:
- the purF gene encoding amidophosphoribosyltransferase encodes the protein MGGVLVKPKEECGVFGIFGNPDAARLTYYGLYALQHRGQESAGIAVSGPGTVKGHKGMGLVSDVFNGGRVDDIRGNNAVGHVRYSTMGSSFLVNAQPLVVRFHGGGLGLAHNGNLTNAVKLRSKLERMGSIFQTTMDTEVVAHLIARNSGQGVDGAVAESLQSITGGYALVLLTDDALYGARDPSGTRPLSLGRLGDAWILASETCAFDTVGAETVRDIEPGEMVKMSEAGLESWQVVTPKNPALCIFEYIYFARPDSNLRGLNVHATRKAMGRRLAREFPVDADLVMGVPDSSVSAASGYAEEAGIPYEMGLVKNRYVGRTFIQPNQGSRALGVRLKLNPVRKVLQGKRVVLVDDSIVRGTTSSYIVHLLKEAGATEVHLRISSPPYRFPCFYGIDTASRGELIAAQKTVEEIEQVVEATSLRYLGLEALLETVGEHDGHCTACFTGNYPMPVCHAGKYALECGA
- the purM gene encoding phosphoribosylformylglycinamidine cyclo-ligase, which codes for MGGSGLDYLGSGVNIDAGNEAVRRIAGHASSTFRPGVIGGIGGFGGLFSLAGAGYEGPVLVSGADGVGTKLKVAFAMDRHDTIGIDCVAMCCNDVAAQGAEPLFFLDYLAVGRMDPGLVDSVVKGVAEGCRRAGCALLGGETAEMPGLYREGEYDLAGFAVGAAPAGKLLDPARVKAGDALVGLSSTGLHSNGYSLARKALLEEGGMSLDTYRDELGRTLGEELLEPTALYSSAVLYLRDSHGLTGAAHITGGGLIENVPRCLPPGLGAVIRKGSWMVPAIFPLIAGVGPVREAEMFRVFNMGVGLVAVVPAGEGEAAVEGLRARGHEARIIGEVTGLREGQLPVTLL